Proteins co-encoded in one Flavobacterium fluviale genomic window:
- a CDS encoding DUF7218 family protein: MPDPRIKNEEQYEALVKKGYSKEKSARIANTPDAGKKGGKAKPYEEWTKEELQKQAAKVGVKGRSYMNKKSLIESLRDN, from the coding sequence ATGCCAGATCCAAGAATTAAAAATGAAGAACAGTATGAGGCGCTTGTAAAAAAAGGTTACAGCAAAGAGAAATCTGCTCGAATTGCCAATACACCTGATGCAGGAAAAAAAGGCGGAAAAGCAAAACCTTATGAGGAATGGACAAAGGAAGAACTTCAAAAGCAAGCAGCGAAAGTTGGCGTAAAAGGAAGATCTTATATGAATAAAAAGAGCCTTATAGAGTCTTTAAGAGATAATTAA